GTCATGTTACTGTATATTTtgtgctgctactgctgctgccgctaaaatatattttgtgttgctgctgctgctgatatATTTGGTACTTTCCTGTATCAGTTTATTTCCACAATTCATCATTGGGTTGAAATGTACTTTTCTACattcctgctgctgctgatatatttatgcattgccCATGTGAATATAACTTGTTGCTCGATGATGAAATTCATATGGTGGGAGATTATGTGGAAGTATTTCATTTATTTGTATGATTTGTGAATTGTGCTGGGTTAGGgtataaaaccggcacctatctcCTACTACTTAATTACTCGGCCTGCCACCTACCCGCTGGCCActtcaccctctctctcttatccACACACTCTCCCTCACCCTCTTTTGGTCACTATTTTTGAATTGCCCTTTATTCTCGTGTCTGTTTATACTGCCACACATAATCGATGACGACCTAGTACACCATGGCATGGAGGCCATTTAGTTGGCAACCTGCCATCTGAGAGCAAATATGTTCCTGTTTTGTGCTTGTAACAGTTCTCAGAGCACAAAATATCTTACACCTTTAGACCATGTTATTTTTCAACATTAGTAATGTTATTATGCTTGATGATGACTAGACGGAACACAAAGAATTTGCCAGCTCCAGATCTGAGGGTGAACATCATGTCAGCCCTAGCACGTTCTTAAACTTAAATCAAGAGCATTCCGAAGGCGGAGAGGTAATTTCGACGTATATTTCACGCAATAGTGCATTAGCAAATTCCGACTCTAATGGACCATTCGAACTAATCAAATTTGCAATTTCCAAGGAGGTTGACACTTCCACTGGTAGTTCAGGCCAGAATTCAACTGTCTCATCTAGCCTACGGGTCCTAGCTTGATGCCGGATGGTCACTACGTTGTGACAGTGCTCATGAAACTGGGTGGCCACACGTACCATCGATGGTGATGACCCCCTATGGTAGGGCGTGTGGATGTATCGTTTCCCATCAAGTACAGACATTGGAATGAAATGATGTAACACAACTCGACTGGATGGTACCTGAAGGAAGAATGCTGGCGAAAGTTGAAGCTGTCATTCACCTTTCCAGAAGGCCAAGAAGAGCTAGCAAAGAAGGGAGCCCTATCAAAGATGGGCACATTATTTAGAGAGTGGAGGACAGACTTGAACGTGGACTTCGTCCAATGCAACCGAACCCCGGATTTTGAGAAACCCATGTATCAAAAGTTGGCAGATTATTGGGATGAGTTTGTGAGCTAGAAAACATCTGAGGAGGCAAGAGAAGTGAGCGCCCTAAACAAGGACAACTTCATGTTGAACACGTATCCACACCGACTTGGCCCGAGCGGATATGCTAAGAATATCCCCAAATGGGAAGAGAAGGTGGAACAACTACGTCAAGCAGGTATAGTTCTCGAGACAGATGCATGGGGGACCCGGACAAAGCACTACATGTACGCCAGGAAGGCTCAACTATCGGATCAGGAGAGTTGGTTGCTCTGGGACCTCATCAGCAAGAGCTAAAAGAAAAGATCACTGAGGCCATTTCCCTGGCAAGACAGGGTAAATTTGTGCCAGTAAGAGAGAAAGATGAGATCACAGTGGCACTGGGGACGAAAGAGCACCCTGGACGCACGAGAGGCGTTGGTTCCGTTCCATGGAAGGAAGGGTTCCCGGATGATACACACATGTATTGGGCCCATTCAAGAAGACCCACGAGAGAAGAGGAGGCCGGACATATGAGATTAGAGGTGGCCTATCAGGTAAAGGCACAACATGTAGTGTTGTTTCCCGATGGGGTACTAGGACGACAGGGGCAAGTTGGTGACCAACTGGTTAGCCCGGGTGGGAAACGGAGCAGTTGCTCATCCGCGGATAATCCCCCTCCAGAACAGCACACCACGCGTTACGTTGTTTTTTTAGGGGAACACGCGTTACGTTGTGGACGACATAACAACACATACTCCGTGCGTGCTCCATGTCTCTCTTCAGAGCAACATTACTCAGGAGATTGCACGCAGTGTGACACGTCCAATATGTGTAGGGCAAACAATACACGGTGTTCCATTGCCTGCAGACCACTCAAGGGTTGAAGTGGAAGACGTGCCAAGCCAATACAGATGTTATGTGCTACAATTTCCTCTGGAGGAAGGGGTTGACACTCTGAGCGCTGCTCTTCACAACCTGATCGTATAGCCCAAACGCTACATCGTTATCACAAACGATGGGGCAGGGGATCCAGGCGCCGATGATTCCAGCCTTTCAAACGGACGAGGTCATTCTTCGCCTCGACAGAGGTCCCCTAGTCTACCTCCTCATCAGAAGACCTCAAATCAACCACAACCTTCGCAGAAGTCTCCGAGTACAGGCCCAATTAGGAAAAAGACCCCAACACCAAGTGCGTCGCAAATGTCTGGTTCATCAAGCATGGAGCGACTCCCACATTCCAAGTCGAAATTAGTGCCAAATCCGACAACTTCGCTACCGAAAAAGGTGAGCGGTAGCATCACTTTGCTTCTTGGCCCCAAGAAGCCTGAGGAACGAAAGATTCCAATTCCTAAGAAAGTGATCAAGCATTTCATCAAATGCGCATAGCCAAGGCTACCTCCAAAACCTATATCGGACTTCCGTAGAACACTTGAGAAAAGTGAAATGCAGTCTCGATCTAGGGAGTTGTTCCTTGACAAGAAAGCGTCTGATGAGGCTGCTTTCTGTAAGTCAGCCGATTTGAAAAGCCTGGACGATATTGGTAACCTTGACAAGGCCGAGGTGGTACTCAGTTCCAACATGGATGACCCATGGTGCTCGACTCAGAAATTGAATGGTTAGGAACTCAAGTGCATTGGCTGCATCAATGGTATTTGGAGGAGGCCGCAAAGGGTCATGAAATGATCGGTGCCTACTACACCGACATTGATTTTCACCATGACCCCAATATATGTTATGTATAATTTAAGGAGCTCTTCAAGTTGTACCATAAAAAGGAACTCGATATCAGCCTCCTCCAAATGTGGTTGTGAGTCCTTTGATATCTTCTCCTTAATCTGGCACCTTGGACGTACTCTAAGTAGTTTTCAACTATTTTCTCCTTTTGCAGGCGCTGCTCTTATCAATGTAGAAGTCTTGACCGTAAGATTGCATTTCTAGATCCAGCGGTTGTGAACTTCAACAATCAGTtgtccaaagaaaaagaaattgacGACTATCTCTTCAATGCCCTCGTTAAGCAAAATGGTTGTGACCATATTCTCCTGCCTTACCTATCTCAGTAAGTCACTATCATCGATTTCTAGTTCCATTTGCTCTCCACGCGTATCATATTATTGATACATTGTCCTATGTGCAGCCATCATTGGATCCTCCTCGTAATCAATATCGACGACAGTAAGATTTGTGTATATGATAGCTTGAGGAAAGGGACAGACAATTACCAAACTATTATGAATGCACTAAATAGGGCATATGTGAAGTACCGTAGGTCCAAAAGAACGTATGGGAGATGTGCGATCGATGCAACATCATTCCGGATCTTTGAAAATCAATATATTTATAGACAACCAGCGCTTACCAACCTCTGCGGGATGTACGTCATGTGGTACATGCTATATTTTGTAGAGTCTGGGCACCTTCTTCCCCGTAATGCTGAGGTATGACATGTTTCAGGGACTTACGTAATAAATTAGACAACTCTATTGAAGTACGAAAGTAAATTTCTATGCCTTCCACCCTTGTGTTGCAGAAGTTGGGTCTTGAAACAAGCGAAATGCTGCCACACGTCTTCACAGCTCTCACCGACTAGTTTTGCGGGCCTGTCCATACTCATGTCATAGATCCAAATGGCACTTACAATGTCAACAAGCTCCCACAACAAAGTGCAATCCTCTGCTCCTACCCCTCAGGACCAAAAAGTGAAGAAATCAACTACTAAGAAGAGAAAAACCAGGTAGGTAGATTTGTGTGAAAAATTGTAGTTACTTAGTGCTTATGCATGAATTATGGATGTGACAcgtcctagtacaatgaatctggacagaccgtgtgtccagattcattgtactaggatttgtcacatccacccaaaatctcttatgttatgggacagagggagtatgtacaaatgttttggatttggacttacaatatatatgtaaatgttTAGAGCATCTGAGATGTTGTAGAGCTCTAGCGATTTAGTCAAGTTTCCTGGGATGTGTAACACATCTAGTCGCCACCTTCGTGTGGTTTGatgggcacatctcaggctgaagttgactggcacgCTGAGTCCCAACAATATCTCATTTGCTCTTTACTCGAGGATATGAATGTGAATTATATGCAAATGTCTAGAATTTACACTTATAATTTTCTGGACTTACGAATTttagacttgtgaatttctgACCTAAGAATATATGTGCAAATGTTCATAATTTAGACTTAGGAATTTttggacttaaaaattttaaactaGGCATATTTTGAGTTAGGATATATATGCAAATGTTTAAGATTTAAAGATAGGAACTTTTGGACCTACGAATTTTTAGACTTGGCAAATTTTGACTTAGGCTTGTAGGTTTTTATTTGTTGTGATGAATGTGAAAGTGAATGAATGTGCTGTATGGATCTGGGGCTGTAGGGATGGATTTGGGTTTGTATGGAATTGGGGTTGTATGGATGAATTTACTGCAATATTTTTATTACTCAACAAATAGGTGCCGGATTTTAGGTTTGAACTGacaaaaaccgacacctattaagaccatataggtgccggttaagACCTATTAGCGGCACTATTACCTAATATGTGCTGGTTCTAAAACCAACACTGATGGCAAGTATTATCAGTGCTCCtttgtgccggttgggaaaaccggcacctattatgGTTTTCAAACCGGCACCTTTTACCCTTCCTGTAGTAGTGTCCTAATTATACAGTCAATTGAACAATGCAGCTAGATGGTGTCTAAGAAAAGCAGCGTGATGTATGTTCACAAGCTTTACAGTCGACCAAAAGCAATAGATCAACCTGGAAGTCACGAGTTCCTGATAAATTGAAGGAAGCCGACATTAAATATACATCATGCAGGACAGATAGAACATAAAAGGTGTAGATAGTTTGTTTCAAATTTATTAGAATGCGAGAGAAGCGATCTTGTGCACCTGATGTGCAATCAACAACAATGTCCTATGCTGATGTGACAAAAGAATAATAATGTGGTATCACTTTGCCTAAAATGCACCATATAGCTAAGCTAAtacacttatatatatatatgctcaaaTTTTAAGTTCCTGTACTAGAACGCAACCACTCGACACTAAGTGCAATTTATTCCAAACGAAAACACATCCATAGAGTAATAAAACTGTAACGGCGAAAGCAAAAAGTACGTTGTTTTCCATCGGAACCGGGAAGATGACGAGTGAACCGCGCTGGCGCCATTCCGTGGCTTCTTGTTGCTGCCATGTCCCACAGCCGCATGGCCATGGCCGGCGTCCCTTGGCATTGTTCTCCACCTTCGACGGCGTCCCTTGGCATTGTTCTCCAccttcgacgacggcgacggtgagggaCAGTAGTGATCTCCTCCGCCAGCGGCTCCGGCGTATCatccactactggagaaaccatctttggtcggtgtaacgtcccgccttcccccaAGCCGggagctttcataggtcatagactgccctcacacaccaacacatgtcttttctgcacactttgtcctcactcgtgtgcacccgggaagaatttcccggtcggtcacccatcccatagactgccctcacacaccaacacatgtcttttctgcacactttgtcctcactcgtgtgcacccaggaagaatttcccggtcggtcacccatcccaaattgctccaggccaagcacgcttaaccttagagttctttggagattggcttccggaaaagaagttgcaacttgttgatatgagttattctattaatcctattaagccctaggccgagatattctattaatcctatgtcacgcccggaatttctatccaaaattccaaacgcttacatgtgtgtgaaccctcgtctaggaatcagccgaggcacacaataacaaattgataatagagtacaattattactcttaattaataagcgaataaaatgtcattacagaggtagatagttcttctcaatcaataaagatctaagcagcggaaaataagataaacggcgcagacgactccactccacaggcatcttgaccagggctacacctaatccttcacaccatcagcatcactgtagaactcctcctctgatgaatgattgcaaggtgagtatatgacatactcaacaagccacgcaacaattatgcaagtgcacaggataacaaaggatggtaTAGTAgggttttatttgcataaacaacatttaataaacattttagaatttaataaaatagttaagtaataattaaacaatattaatccaacgctatacaacatacccggttgcataggcccaaccattctgaacaaccatcccggctgcacagttctatctccaaaccaggaatataccattccaaaccaggagctaatcaaattattaccagttatagcatcttttattatggtgagaagtgtgagactaatgacgagacattgttagacccgcccataaccgcgggcacggctattcgaatagttttactctggccagaggtataccactgtacccacaagacacagccccacgacatgtcaccatgcgcctcgataccaccacggtacctcggaaaggagctgtgacagtacccctcgcacaacacaatccaccacagcgcaccgttcctggatcataatcacccccttataaacaaggcatggactccccagcgacccccgtgggcttatctccgccacttctcagtctggtgccccgcaatgaaccatgctatacaaaaggtaaagccgttgcccacgctggcttgtggttggcacggttaatgtttcacaaccgaaactcgtgaaccggtccttaattgtcatgagcacgaccatcaaaaccatgtgctcacaacccaccattatcaggttttagttggcaaatcaattaattaaccaatcatgattaaccatcacgagctatcattaagccatcattaaataatagtgaatcataagttatcccaaaagtgtgctaaagtttctaagcatggctaagcaatcacatctaatatctagctgaaccaatatataaagctcaactagtcaatttataataacccaaggtatcaaggaataaagtaatcaagaacaaaagggctataacaaacaataggttaattccacccaatgacattcgaaaataaatgcaatagttgaatagaaacaatagctttaaacgggatcaacatgctcaaagggttgtttgggatctgtgtgacttgccttgctggccttggaactcttcaaaatcttctcccgcaaactcagactctccgggaacgtcggaatctaaacagaacagagcaaaaacaccaaaacagcacataaacaagcatgaacagtacatgtggatatttttaacatatagatctcaattttagaaaaatttagagacttgaaccaactaaatccgagctaagatgaattagttatgaattttcaaagattaaatcggattaaatcatttatttagattttaattgaattatgacgcaataatgaattatttttgaaaaggaaaagggaattattgcgtcagcggctagggttcgcggtggaccgggtgcacggcgacgttTCACGGGAACAgacggccgagattgatccaaccaaaacgaacggccgagatcgatcggtccacagccagaccacggcggacggaatcgatgacgtcagcggtgacgtcaccaccggcggcggctcgggcgcacatgctcgccggcgaacgacggcgcggcggcgcgaacggagagcacctacgggtagtggacggcacggcgaactcaccggtgaccaaaacggcagcggaagatcaacggacggcgacggcgacgaggaagaagcggcggcgaccttcggcttgacgacgacggcggtgctccgacGGTCTACGGCAatgacggaggggcggacgaggatgGCAACGAGACGGTgaacacgacggcggcctccccgagcgacggcgacgactggagcgacggtgatgcacggctggagcggcggcgacgacggcggcacgaagcttcacggggctagggcgctacgggaggcggcggacgaaggcgagggtggcgacgggtagcggaggacctggggatccttttataggggcaaggaggcggcggcgaaggcccacggcgaccggcgacgcgaaggaaaggtctagggttcggtaaaagagatgaatccgattcgagatcgaatccacgaatttccaaagcgatttagatgaagtttccaaaagggaaaaggtagaggaggtcccgaagatcatttcccctctattgatttcaccggagaaggaaagacgcggccggatttggaaggagacggcggcggcgcagcgctagggttcgggcgcggcagcggcgcgaggaggacgacgagtccgacaggtgggccccacctgtcagcgagcggacgcgcgcgcgcgagcgggcggctgcgggccggcttgggccgagggagagagagagagttttgggccgactttcggcccaaagccaaaagagacttttaaaaaaaactttttcaatttaaattattcatgaaatgcaattccagttattaaaaatacttccttagctcaaataaatcccagaaaaatctaggaattatagaattaagcaaagaatttaatgaaattttatctggccccattttataatggaatttattatttaaaattagatcttctcttctaggcttttaaaataaattctaataactccaatttagacaacaatttatatatttgggatttttagggtgtgacagtcggtcgacccaaatccacaatagttccggttccattaaaacccgggacaaaaaatgatttttagtcccggtttataagagCAACGGGACtatttgatttttagtcccggttagtaataccAACCTAGTCCCGGTTCACATGTTGTTAGGGCTTGTCAGGGCCCCCgcgatctttactcccggttggtaacaccaaacaggactaaagatcaagccctttatatatgtcttcttcctcctccagtccGAGCCAAGCTTCAAAATTCTTCGGAGGGGAGGTCTTGCCAAATTTTcttgtgaatttattttggtgatcatatacaaatcggaggtgtctaaaaggttagcaacttcatcctccaatatttttttgttgtcatattacatttgaaGCTATGTTTTGTATACATTAT
The sequence above is drawn from the Oryza glaberrima chromosome 10, OglaRS2, whole genome shotgun sequence genome and encodes:
- the LOC127752634 gene encoding uncharacterized protein LOC127752634 — protein: MVLDSEIEWRCSYQCRSLDRKIAFLDPAVVNFNNQLSKEKEIDDYLFNALVKQNGCDHILLPYLSHHHWILLVINIDDSKICVYDSLRKGTDNYQTIMNALNRAYVKYRRSKRTYGRCAIDATSFRIFENQYIYRQPALTNLCGMYVMWYMLYFVESGHLLPRNAEKLGLETSEMLPHVFTALTD